A DNA window from Solanum lycopersicum chromosome 3, SLM_r2.1 contains the following coding sequences:
- the LOC138347578 gene encoding uncharacterized protein yields the protein MARGRGGHDRGRYSGGRGGRGNGGHQNGRGDGQTGTTTSQHGRGNEQKNDRDHCYAFPERSEAEASDAFITGNLLVSPMKGVMRFGKRRKLNPRYIGPFEVLKRVGEVAYELALPPRLSGLHPVFHVSMLKRCHGDGNYIIRWDSVLLDENLSYEEEPVAILDREIRKFRSREIASIKVQWKNRPIEEATWEKEADM from the exons atggctagaggtagaggtggtcatgatagaggtcgttattctggaggacgtggtggtcgaggtaatggtggtcaccaaaatggccgaggtgatgggcaaactggaaccactacatcacaacatggtaggggcaatgaaCAGAAAAACGATAGGGACCATTGTTACGCCTTCCCTgagcggtctgaagcggaggcatctgatgctttcatcacaggtaatcttctg gtttcaccaatgaaaggggtgatgcggtttggtaagcgacgTAAACTTAacccgaggtatattggtccatttgaagtacttaagcgagtaggagaggtagcttatgagttagccttgcctccaaggCTGTCCGGattgcatccggtattccatgtgtcgatgttgaaaagatgccatggggatggaaactacatcatccgttgggattcagttttgcttgatgagaacttgtcttatgaggaggagcctgttgccattctagatagagagaTTCGCAAGTtcagatcaagggagattgcatccatcaaagttcaatggaagaatcgacccattgaagaagccacttgggagaaggaggcggatatgtgA